The Salvelinus fontinalis isolate EN_2023a chromosome 7, ASM2944872v1, whole genome shotgun sequence genomic sequence gactccccgtacctgcttctcatctccagcgtcgGTCATTACAACAATAGCAGCCCATTAGTTTGACTCCATCACTGGATGCAAGGCCATCTCTAACACCCTCCAGAAAAACGACCTGACATCCACCAAGAATGACATTATAAGGACATGTTTGTTTTGAAAAACTCAACAAACAAACAACTTAAAATTATATTTGATGAATAAGCCATGTGCAAAATTCTATAACATACTTAATGGAGAATCAAGTCATGAGTAAAATGTTATTGGCTGCCTAACAGTTTCTGCAGTCCATAAACCAAGATGatttaccagaaactataggctCCACTCTGAAATAAACAATACCATAAATATGACAATTATTGCTCTACTTTGTCACAGGCCTGGCTTACGAGGTTAACCCTGGACACTTTCCTGACAAACAGAATGAGATATAAGGCATGCAAAATAACATAAATTACTTCATGTAGGTCTAAGAAGCTGAAAAGAGTAGGATAGGTGGTCTAATGTTATTTTTCAACTTCTAATGCTTGAATGTCTCCTAAATTATCTATAGCCCGCTCCCAACATAGAATATAAAACGttatattatacaccattttaattGAGTAACAAATCATCTTAAAAAAGCTCATCAAGGTTATCGCTGAAGATAGCATAAAACTCCACCCTTTTCACTTCACTCCAATCAATGACGAGATGGGAGAGAAAACAAATCCTTCAATTGGTGGAGAAAGTGTGGTTTCAAGGCGCCCCTAAAAAGACGCATGTGTGGGCACCAAGAAACCGATCAAACTCAGTATGGTGTGGGGAATCAATCTTGCAAGTTTCTTCAGAAAGGCAGATCACGGTTTTAGCGGTGTGGGAAGAATTAGTTTGACGAGTAGTATACTTTTTGAAGAGATTTGACTTTTACCTCAGACTTTGAGCCGGGTTAATCGTAGTAGATAGCCTACTAATGAGCCTCGAGCTGAACATTGGCTGAGTTGTAAAGGCGAGATGGAAAACCATGAGGTTTTTGCAGACTTCAACTTTGCTTCAACCTATAATGTGATGTAACGAAGATTTGTGGGAATCTGGAAGAAATTAGTCTACGCATTCCATTTTCAAGTCATACGGTTGTTTCCAATACGAAGGTCAGTAAAGGTACGaacttcaacaacaaaaaactactCTTTATTGGAATTTCCCAGGTTCTCAGTGGTTTGATTGGAATAAAAAAATCCCTCACCAGCAATCCTCCATTTTCTTGGAGAGTTCTATGAACACTGGCATAAGGAATGTGGGGAGAGCGACCGAGGGCATTTTTCAAACATTTAACTTTGTTTTAACTTTAGGCTCCTCTCCCTTTTTATATAGACGGAGAAGAGAGAACATTTCAACCTTTTTGTGGACTGAGTTCGACTTGGGCTTTTTGCAGCTCCGGTGTAATATTCTTAAAACACTTTTTTGTTCTGAACACAGGGGGCTGCTATCATGGCGGTAAGGATAACCTGTGAGTGGATTTGGATAACGGGGTGCGCGCTTGTGACTGTTTGCCTTCTGCTGGAGCCGTGTACCGGTCAGTATCATGGCGAGAAAGGCATTTCTATACCAGAACACGGTTTTTGTCAACCAATTTCCATTCCCCTCTGCACGGACATTGCCTATAATCAAACCATCATGCCGAATCTTTTGGGACACACAAGCCAGGAGGATGCGGGGCTGGAGGTCCATCAGTTTTACCCGCTCGTAAAGGTCCAGTGTTCCATGGACCTTAAGTTTTTCTTGTGTTCCATGTACGCACCGGTGTGCACAGTTCTAGAACAGGCCATCCCCCCATGCCGATCACTGTGCGAGCGCGCACGCCAGGGCTGCGAGGCGCTCATGAACAAGTTCGGGTTTCAATGGCCAGAGAGACTCCGCTGCGAGAACTTCCCCGTCCACGGCGCTGGGGAGATCTGTGTGGGTCAAAACACTTCAGACACGGACATCGCTACCTCGGACCCCACTCCCAACCTGCCTGAGCTCATGACCTTACACCCAAACATCGGTCGCCCTGCTGCCCAGCCCTTCTCCTGTCCCCTACAGCTTCAGGTCCCAACCTACCTCAACTACAAATTCCTGGGGGTGAAAGACTGTGGTGCCCCATGCGAGTCCACCAAGCCCAACGGACTAATGTATTTCCGCGAGGAGGAACTGAAATTCGGCAAACTCTGGGTGGGTATCTGGTCTATCTTGTGTTGTGTGAGTACACTGTTCACTGTGCTCACATACTTGGTAGACATGAGGAGGTTTCGCTACCCGGAGAGGCCCATCATCTTCCTCTCAGGCTGCTACTTCATGGTGGCGGTGGCCTATACAGCAGGCTTCTTCCTGGAGGATAAAGTGGTCTGCATAGACAAGTTTAAAGAGGACGGTTACAAGACAGTGGCCCAGGGCACCAAGAAAGAGGGCTGCACCATCCTGTTCATGATCCTCTACTTTTTTGGCATGGCTAGCTCCATATGGTGGGTCATCCTGTCCCTCACCTGGTTCCTGTCTGCTGGTATGAAGTGGGGTCACGAGGCCATCGAGGCCAACTCACAATACTTCCACCTAGCGGCTTGGGCGGTACCGGCTGTCAAAACCATCACTATCCTGGCCATGGGGCAGGTGGATGGGGATCTTCTCACAGGGGTGTGCTACGTCGGCATCTACAACGTGGATTCATTACGAGGGTTCGTCCTGGCCCCCCTGTTCGTCTACCTCTTCATCGGAACCTCGTTCCTCCTGGCCGGCTTCGTGTCTCTGTTCCGCATCAGAACCATCATGAAGCACGACGGCACCAAGACGGAGAAACTGGAGAAGCTGATGGTGAGAATCGGCGTGTTCAGCGTCCTGTACACCGTCCCCGCCACCATCGTCATCGCCTGCTACTTTTACGAGCAGGCCTTCCGCGACCAATGGGAGAAGACCTGGCACATGCAGACGTGTAAACGCTTCGCAGTGCCGTGCCCGGCCAACAACTTTGCCCCGATGACCCCGGACTTCACGGTGTTCATGATCAAGTACCTGATGACTATGATCGTGGGCATCACGTCTGGGTTCTGGATCTGGTCAGGGAAAACATTGCAGAGTTGGTGCAGGTTTTACAAACGGCTCAGTAACAGCAACCAAGGAGAGACAACTGTATGAACTTTATAGCAGGTTAACGTGGAGGAGTTATACATGTTAATTTTTTTTTTCATGAAATCGACTGAGCATATCCGTTCCCACCTCCTATTAGACATAGGACATTTGAACTCTGAAAAAAAGTACTTTCCCTTTGAGAATGTCCCTCCTGACAACCTTATGAGCCATTGATTGAACATTTGTTCATtattttgaggggggggggttttaACTTTTCAGTAACCCCCATAACATTTTTTAACATTCTATAATCTCATTTAAACCACAATGTGCCacccagtgatgtaacagcagcaacaaagaaagtGTCTGTTTTGCCATGGCCTTTTCAATGTGAACTATTCTGTATTACGAAGTGAGTTTCTCATCCAAGGAGCAACAAGGATACAGGGCTAATGTCTGACAAGACATGTTATGTTATGTTTTGCAAGGAATTACAAAGGTTTTTGGAATCTGCATTCCATTCCTTGCTTCtgtactttttacattttttatgtgCCCGTTTTTGTTACGTGTGGCTGATGTTACTTTTAGACTAACTCGCAGACATCTGAGCACATTCATCTTGGCACAGAGAGAAATGTCTAACACACTCACTTTTTTTAGTTGTGTATAGTggtttatgtcccaaatggcaccctattccctatatagtgcactgcttttgaccagaaccctaggagccctggtcaaaagtagtgaactacgtagggaataggttgccatttgggacgtgatCTAGCTGTAAGATGTTGCTATAAAATTGCCACGTTACAGGCCACATTTTGTAATTATTCACTCTTTTTCAAAAGAACATATGTATTTATAAGAATTATAATCTTGCTGTTTCTACTTGATGTTTCCTAATGCAATATGGCTTGTAACTTGTACAGTTTCACAGAATAAAAGTATGTTTTTAACCTGCTGTCACTTGAACGTCATTGCTGTTCATTTTGGATGCTTTAAGCATATGTTTGTCTAAAACAAATCCTTGAACGAGGCAATGTAAAACCAGCGAGATTGTGATGACTTCCTAAAACGTATCCAATGAGTTGAGAGAAGGGTATACTCTAAATGAAGGCCTAGAGATTCTGTTTTAACATTGTTTGGAATATCAACAATTCCACACCTAACGTCCTCAGTTACTTTTTAACATCTGCTTGCACAATACTCCCTATAAGGCTGTAGTGTGGACACATTACCCTGTTATACAGTGTTGCAATTTAGTTTCTCTGGtcgtctcctcttctatcctacaTGTCTAACTTCTACTCACTCTGCTTGCCTGTGGAATAGTATCTCTCCAATGGTGTCGGGTCAATATATCAGAGCCATTGATAAAGATATGGTATTTCTGTAGAAAACAAATAACTAGCATGATGAGATAAAGGGGGATTTGCCCTTAAAGCTTACGAACAGGAAATCAACACACAGCCTTGAGCAGATCTCCCCCTTTCCTGCTGAAATGTGAGATCTCCTTTTTGGCTTTTCTTGTTTTGAGTTCACCTCTCCcctttttgttttggttgtgtgtcCTAGACAGGGCAGAGTGTAACAAAgacactttctttttttctaggCAACATTTTGCGGTATCTGTTCTGTATCTATTACGTGTTGTGTTCACCTGGAGTGTCAGTAAGCCTACAACAATGACCTGAACGTGCATTGTACCGTATTACTGTTGCATTTGTTCAACGGAAACGAAGAGTACCTAATCCAACAAGCGGACATGATTTTGTAGAAAAATATAAAGAATGTTTGGGGAAAAACATACTATCGCTATCttattagctttaaaactgttgCAAAGACCGAAATGATATTGCAGTCTCCAAGGACAGATGCCTGCAGTCAACGTAATCTGATTGAAAGAGTATGGACTTTTTGCACGTTAAAAAACATGCAAAACATCAAGCTAATTATAGGTCATTATCTCTTCACAGCAAGAAACACAGCAAGACTGGTCAGGGTTGGGTGTGTCAGGATCCACAAATTTGAGCAACTTTCAGTGTTTTGCAAGCACAATGGCATAAGGCTGTAACTGAGTTGATATATTGCATTGAGACACGTTCCCTCTTCATATCGTGAGTTCACACACCATCCCCTCCCCCCAGTCTCCTGGCTGGCCCACATCTGGTAGTGTTTTGCCACTGTGAGGTATCCCAGGTTTAGAAACCAGATCTCCTCCAAGCAGTCTTAACCCAAGGCCTGGACCCTGGGACTGATACACAGTTTCCTGACCCttagtctctctctgcccccacccccccccccccgactgcACTCTGCTGTTTCTCTTACCCTGTCACTGGTCAATGACTCTACTCCCCCACCTCTTCCTTTCCCCCCTTCAAACTCCACGCCATTCTCCCTGCCCTGGGCCTCCATGAAATCGGACGCTTTACAAATAAATATTGGCTCCGTCTGCAGCGCAGTGATGTACGCATGAGGAACCTCCCTCTCTACAGTTCCACACTTGCATTTTCCAGTTAAGATAGTGAGTAAACATACATTGAGAAGCATCACTGCTACATATTGGAGTAAAAGTGACATTTCCTACATTCATTAAAAAAATCACAACCAACCCCACACTGGACATTTCTTTTAAGACTATAATTTCGCTTTTTCCATTGTCCAAGGCCTTGAATGGAGGGCAGGCAGCATGGTAAATTCCCTCTGCATGTGACTATGTACATGGCCAAAGTTGTTTTCATAATGTGAGATGTCAAATAAATACTCACTCCTTGTCATAAACATGGCGAGAGCGCACTCTGGTGGACAGGAATCCAACCTGCAGTCCGAATTCAAAACATTGTTTGGTCTGCAATGGTATACACGTGTCAAAATTGGAAACTATCAGTCCTGTTTTTGTTAAACATTTTattcaaaaaaaagaaacgttatTTGCTTCAAACCATCCGGATCAATGCCTCCATAAGGAGTCATTTGTTGCATTGACATTACTGTGTGTGGCTACTGTTGTGGTTCAATACAGCAAGACATATTTTGATAAAAGGACAGACAAGAGAAAATATTTAAGTCCAATTAGAGGCCAGAGATTAAACAGTGAAATTCAAATAGAAATAAAAAGAACACCTAGGAAAggcatcaactagattcagccgcaggCCAATTTTTTTCTTGGAACGGACGGTCAAGGGGCCAGAAAATAATTCtgaataatttgtagactgcaaattgaccccaAGATGCCCagatatatttgactaaaacaatcatttcaaGCCTTGCTTATGATATATGATCACATATCTCTCTTTGAAACAGatatccaaaattaaaatcacttgtagCAGgcttgctggtgtttttacagtcttatgtccaacaattaaaaatgttttttggcCCGCGGGCAAATAAAACTACCCGCGGGCCAAATTCGTCCCGCCAGTTGGGGGACCCCGAACATGAATAATTATTACACACATACTGGATGCAAAATATACATCATGATCATAAAAACATTTGAAATAACATTACACCATATCCATCAATGGTAGGAAACTGGGATTGTTAAACAGTTTCAAAACAATGCTTTAGCATTCATAGGTGGTATATTCCAACTTTAGGTGCGAAAGAGGCATGTGTAGCAGAGTCTAGAGAAAACCAGTCATTGTATGCATGCCATCTCTCAATAGGGGACATTCAGCTATGACACTGTCTGCACTACAATGTTACCTGCATTGTAAAAGGAGGGAGAAGAATTCATTGTGCGAGGTGTTTTTAAAGGAGAAAGAACAGATCGTCTACACATTCTAACACAGTCGTTCTTTGTGCCCTCGCACATGGAAGCCCCAATAGAGTGTGTGATCCAGATGGCGCAAAGCACAAAAGCAAAATACATACAAAattcaaaatgagaaaaaaatatagCAAGTCTAATCATTCCAAAGTCCACCGGTCTGTTCCTGATACACTTcaatgacatcctcatcttccaTTCCaagctggggagggagagaaagtcaGACAAAGATGCAGGGGAAAGTTTTATCTGCAAGCATGTTCAAGGTTCAGAGAAAACAAATTGAAATGTCacctaattttttttaaataaattagaaAATTATTATTTTAAGAGACACAGTGGTGGTTGTATAACCTGGGAGCCAGTCTGTTCAGGTTTGGAATTGCCATTCCATAAGGGTTTGGCAAGAGAAACAGCCTGGCATCCAGGCTAGTGGTTGTATGGATGATACAAGGGAAGAGGGATGGGTTGGGTACCTCTTTGGGGGTTTGGTTGTCTGAGATTCTCTGTCCTTCAAAAAGAAACCTCAGGGTGTTCATTGGTACACCCTGCAGGAAGGAATCACACATGGTTGCGTCAGATACTGGGAACATGATATTATTTCTGAAATTCTGACCAACATTGTCAAAATGGGTTTGG encodes the following:
- the LOC129859602 gene encoding frizzled-7-like, which codes for MAVRITCEWIWITGCALVTVCLLLEPCTGQYHGEKGISIPEHGFCQPISIPLCTDIAYNQTIMPNLLGHTSQEDAGLEVHQFYPLVKVQCSMDLKFFLCSMYAPVCTVLEQAIPPCRSLCERARQGCEALMNKFGFQWPERLRCENFPVHGAGEICVGQNTSDTDIATSDPTPNLPELMTLHPNIGRPAAQPFSCPLQLQVPTYLNYKFLGVKDCGAPCESTKPNGLMYFREEELKFGKLWVGIWSILCCVSTLFTVLTYLVDMRRFRYPERPIIFLSGCYFMVAVAYTAGFFLEDKVVCIDKFKEDGYKTVAQGTKKEGCTILFMILYFFGMASSIWWVILSLTWFLSAGMKWGHEAIEANSQYFHLAAWAVPAVKTITILAMGQVDGDLLTGVCYVGIYNVDSLRGFVLAPLFVYLFIGTSFLLAGFVSLFRIRTIMKHDGTKTEKLEKLMVRIGVFSVLYTVPATIVIACYFYEQAFRDQWEKTWHMQTCKRFAVPCPANNFAPMTPDFTVFMIKYLMTMIVGITSGFWIWSGKTLQSWCRFYKRLSNSNQGETTV